One segment of Marvinbryantia formatexigens DSM 14469 DNA contains the following:
- a CDS encoding IS1634 family transposase, translated as MRVTTSKSKNSESFYITKGYVNNKGVSTSVIIRKLGTLKELLPEHGPTRDDVMKWAREEARLETLRYKEEQQAKSVQITFHSDQKLDYSQQVFYRGGYLFPQAFYYRIQLDKTCRKLRDKYKFKYDINAILSDLIYARVLEPASKRSSFKIASEFLEKPSYQLHDIYRALDVLGNECDFIQSEVYKNSHLLGKRDDKILYYDCTNYFFEIEQEDGERKYGKGKEHRPNPIIQMGMFMDGAGIPLAFSLFPGNANEQTSLKPLEEKVLQDFGCTKFIYCSDAGLGSEAIKRINHAGQRAFIVTQSIKKLNKDDRKWALDKTGFKRVSDDSPADLSRLTEDDAGLYYKDEPYTPHSLHQRLIVTYSPKYAKYQKAIRDAQVERAEKMLHSGKVKKERRNPNDPARFIGKIAVTEEGEAAKIKNYLDTDKIETEALYDGMYAVTTDLLDDDVKDILKVSEGRWEIEECFRIMKTDFEARPVFLHDDVRIKAHFLICFLALVIYRYLEKSLGNAYTCETILDKLKSMNFADVQEQGFMPLYTRDKLTDALHEACGFETDFQFITKSQMKTIQKKSKGRK; from the coding sequence ATGAGAGTTACAACATCAAAATCAAAAAATTCGGAATCATTTTATATTACGAAAGGTTACGTCAATAACAAAGGTGTTAGCACTTCTGTTATTATTCGAAAACTCGGAACCTTGAAAGAACTTCTTCCAGAACACGGTCCTACCCGCGATGATGTCATGAAATGGGCCAGAGAGGAAGCCAGACTGGAAACACTCAGATACAAAGAAGAACAGCAGGCCAAGTCGGTTCAGATAACTTTTCACTCTGACCAGAAGCTGGATTATAGTCAGCAGGTCTTTTACCGCGGAGGATATCTTTTTCCACAAGCCTTTTACTATCGTATCCAGCTTGATAAGACTTGCCGAAAGCTCAGAGATAAATATAAATTTAAGTATGATATCAATGCCATCCTTTCCGATCTGATCTATGCCAGGGTTCTGGAACCAGCAAGTAAGCGTTCTTCTTTTAAGATAGCTTCTGAATTCCTGGAAAAACCTTCTTATCAATTACATGATATATACCGGGCTCTTGATGTCCTGGGAAATGAATGCGATTTCATCCAGTCTGAAGTTTATAAAAACAGTCATCTTCTCGGAAAACGAGATGATAAGATACTTTATTATGACTGTACAAACTATTTCTTTGAGATCGAGCAGGAAGATGGGGAGAGAAAATACGGGAAAGGAAAAGAACACCGGCCTAATCCAATCATTCAAATGGGGATGTTTATGGACGGAGCTGGAATTCCTCTTGCTTTTTCCCTTTTTCCCGGAAATGCGAATGAACAAACATCACTAAAACCTCTGGAAGAAAAAGTCCTCCAGGACTTTGGTTGTACAAAATTTATTTACTGCAGTGATGCCGGACTTGGTTCAGAAGCCATTAAAAGAATAAACCATGCAGGCCAGAGAGCTTTTATTGTTACCCAGTCCATCAAAAAGCTGAATAAAGATGACAGGAAATGGGCACTGGACAAAACTGGCTTTAAACGTGTTTCCGATGATTCTCCGGCAGATCTTTCCAGACTTACAGAGGATGATGCCGGCCTGTATTATAAGGATGAACCATATACCCCTCATTCACTGCACCAGCGTCTCATTGTCACTTACTCTCCTAAATATGCAAAATATCAGAAAGCAATACGTGACGCACAGGTAGAGCGTGCCGAAAAAATGCTCCATTCCGGGAAAGTAAAAAAAGAACGCAGAAACCCGAACGATCCCGCACGATTTATAGGTAAGATTGCAGTTACAGAAGAAGGAGAAGCTGCTAAAATCAAGAATTATCTGGATACAGATAAAATAGAAACCGAAGCGCTCTATGATGGAATGTACGCTGTAACTACAGATTTGTTAGATGATGACGTAAAAGATATTTTAAAAGTAAGCGAGGGCCGTTGGGAAATCGAAGAATGTTTCCGCATCATGAAAACAGATTTTGAAGCAAGACCTGTATTTCTTCATGACGATGTGCGTATCAAAGCACATTTCCTGATCTGTTTTCTTGCATTAGTCATATACCGTTACCTTGAAAAAAGTTTGGGAAATGCCTATACCTGTGAAACAATCCTGGACAAACTGAAATCCATGAATTTTGCTGATGTACAGGAACAGGGGTTCATGCCACTTTATACACGGGACAAACTAACCGATGCCTTACACGAAGCATGTGGTTTTGAAACAGACTTTCAATTCATTACAAAAAGCCAAATGAAAACAATCCAGAAAAAAAGTAAAGGGAGAAAATAA
- a CDS encoding Rpn family recombination-promoting nuclease/putative transposase, translating to MKNGQPADNTLHARYEKYEQILKNLTIMSDMFMRNVFRKTECTEYVLQVIMKKEGLKVLEQFLQKDFKNLQGRSAIMDCVATDTDGRYFNVEIQQTNEGASPKRARYHSGLMDMNILNPGQDFDELPESYVIFITVRDSLGYGLPIYHIDREIRENSESFPDGSHIVYVNSSKQENTELGRLMHDFHCKSADEMYSQVLAERVRELKETREGVDSMCREMEQIYKEGIEEGIERGIEKGEMQKAKEASFILADMGLPLEQIARAFHVDVPLIQEWITENISAAK from the coding sequence ATGAAAAACGGGCAGCCCGCAGATAATACTTTACATGCACGCTACGAAAAATATGAGCAGATTCTGAAAAATCTGACGATTATGAGCGACATGTTTATGCGGAATGTTTTCAGAAAAACAGAATGTACAGAATACGTTCTTCAGGTTATAATGAAAAAAGAAGGATTAAAGGTTCTTGAGCAGTTCCTGCAGAAGGATTTCAAAAACTTGCAGGGGCGTTCCGCAATTATGGACTGTGTTGCCACGGATACAGACGGAAGATATTTCAATGTGGAAATCCAGCAGACTAATGAGGGTGCCTCTCCAAAACGCGCCCGGTATCACAGCGGGCTGATGGATATGAATATACTTAATCCCGGACAGGATTTTGATGAACTTCCGGAAAGCTATGTAATATTCATAACTGTACGTGATTCACTTGGGTATGGCCTTCCCATTTATCATATCGATCGGGAGATCAGGGAAAACAGCGAGAGTTTCCCCGATGGTTCACATATCGTGTATGTGAATTCCAGTAAACAGGAGAATACGGAGCTCGGAAGGCTCATGCATGATTTTCACTGCAAAAGCGCAGATGAAATGTACAGCCAGGTTCTGGCAGAAAGGGTACGTGAATTAAAAGAAACCAGAGAAGGAGTTGATTCTATGTGTCGGGAAATGGAACAGATTTACAAAGAGGGCATTGAAGAGGGTATTGAGAGAGGCATTGAAAAAGGCGAAATGCAAAAAGCAAAAGAAGCCTCCTTTATACTCGCGGATATGGGATTGCCATTGGAGCAGATTGCACGGGCATTCCATGTCGATGTGCCACTCATACAGGAATGGATAACAGAAAATATAAGCGCAGCAAAATAG
- a CDS encoding DUF7724 family protein, whose protein sequence is MPNEAILSSDRDYTIFQFGKYIIRFRAPYSLEKYTEVKEWDNGYLVVMAKYAHNKEAEEEYIDLVPILQALYFDADDFFKPIEKVRISYDGGCCWKQVETRF, encoded by the coding sequence ATGCCAAATGAAGCAATACTAAGCAGCGACCGTGATTATACAATATTCCAATTTGGGAAATACATTATTCGGTTTCGTGCACCGTATTCATTAGAAAAATATACGGAAGTGAAGGAATGGGATAATGGGTATCTGGTAGTCATGGCAAAGTATGCGCACAATAAGGAGGCAGAAGAAGAATATATTGATTTGGTGCCAATATTGCAGGCACTCTATTTTGATGCGGATGATTTTTTCAAGCCAATCGAGAAAGTGAGGATTTCCTATGACGGAGGTTGTTGCTGGAAGCAGGTCGAAACCAGATTTTGA